A single Drosophila miranda strain MSH22 chromosome XR, D.miranda_PacBio2.1, whole genome shotgun sequence DNA region contains:
- the LOC117186092 gene encoding 40S ribosomal protein S25-like encodes MAAHTTPLALLTEWAKGKVRNKLNNQVLFDKPTYEKLYKEVLAYKLITPSVVSERLKIRGSLAKRALIELRDKGLIKQVVQHHSQVIYTRATKGDEA; translated from the coding sequence ttacttactgagtGGGCCAAGGGCAAGGTTAGGAACAAGTTGAACAACCAGGTTCTGTTCGACAAGCCTACCTACGAGAAGCTGTACAAGGAGGTGCTTGCCTACAAGCTCATCACCCCCTCGGTTGTCTCTGAGCGTTTGAAGATCCGCGGATCTCTGGCCAAGCGTGCTCTCATCGAGCTGCGCGACAAGGGTCTGATCAAGCAGGTCGTGCAACATCATTCTCAGGTGATCTACACACGTGCAACCAAGGGTGATGAAGCGTAA